In one Prosthecochloris aestuarii DSM 271 genomic region, the following are encoded:
- a CDS encoding efflux RND transporter permease subunit codes for MINPAQFALQKRTIMVMLCVILVGAGILSYEKLGRLEDPGFTIKTALIVTPYPGAGPLEVEEEVTDVIEESIQSMDQIKEIYSTSEEGVSYVYVDMKDHYGSGELPQIWDELRKKVSQAAASLPPGAMTPKVNDDFGDVYGVYFAITGDGRSYAELKEYADMLKKELLLCQDVAKIDFWGTRQETIFVETSRATMAELGISPEEINRTLQARNFVARSGKAEAGDRYLRISPTGDVTSEETIASMLVGPPGRMIRLGDIATIYRGYEHPARNGLLYNGQPGIALAISTIEGGNVITMGESVSASLEKLQSKKPSGIELHTIYYQSDIVNQSVQAFIVNLVEAVIIVVVLLMLFMGWQSGLLIGGILLLTILGTFIAMGLMDINLQKMSLGALILALGMLVDNAIVIADGILVRVERGDNREHAALEVVRENIWPLFGATLIAILAFAAIGFAPGNIGEYCRSLFDVLAISLFVSWVLAVTITPLLCVWFLKIPDMHNEDPFDKPIYTKYRQLLHFSIEHRWATLGITGLLLAAAIIGFASLPQAFFANSTQPFFFVNYWNAQATHLDETEADMRETQEYIRSLKGVKNVTSFLGEGGMRFILPYKYYTPNSSLFQLIVEVDDYSNIDKIGKQIDAHLQQKHPEALPYITRIANGPPVDFKIEVRFRGPDIEVLQQLASKAASLMQHHGGTRDVRTDWRQQVQVIQPVYSEAQAKAAGITRLDLATSLQRNFNGLRAGVVREGDELIPIVFRMPKEERRSANELENVQIWSSGRQTFLPFRQAVKQVATEWEWPLIHRRDRQRAITVQCNPVSGLAEPLRQSMLSEIESIALPEGYTMEWAGEYKESKKGTEPLGQIFPLCILGMFFILVWQFNSLKKATAIFLTVPLSLIGVTAGLLITGQAFGFMAILGFLGLSGMLIKNAIVLVEQTEIDLKAGKEPYAAILDSAVSRVRPVVMAAATTILGMIPLVSDPLYSAMATTIMGGLLAATFLTLGIVPVLYALLYGIKADANHL; via the coding sequence ATGATCAACCCGGCTCAGTTTGCACTGCAGAAACGAACAATCATGGTCATGCTTTGCGTCATCCTCGTCGGCGCCGGCATTCTTTCCTATGAAAAGCTCGGCAGACTCGAAGATCCGGGATTTACGATCAAAACCGCGCTGATCGTCACGCCATACCCCGGAGCAGGCCCCCTTGAAGTTGAAGAAGAGGTGACCGATGTTATTGAAGAGTCCATCCAGTCGATGGACCAGATCAAGGAAATATACTCCACATCCGAAGAGGGGGTCTCCTATGTCTATGTCGACATGAAAGACCACTACGGCTCAGGAGAACTTCCGCAGATATGGGATGAACTGCGAAAAAAAGTATCGCAGGCCGCCGCATCGCTCCCACCCGGAGCAATGACGCCGAAGGTTAATGATGATTTTGGCGATGTCTACGGCGTCTATTTCGCCATTACGGGTGATGGCCGAAGTTATGCAGAGCTCAAAGAGTATGCAGATATGCTCAAAAAAGAACTGCTTCTCTGCCAGGATGTTGCAAAAATTGATTTCTGGGGAACACGTCAGGAAACCATTTTCGTTGAAACAAGCCGGGCTACCATGGCCGAACTCGGCATCAGTCCCGAAGAGATCAACAGAACCCTTCAGGCCCGGAACTTTGTCGCCCGAAGCGGCAAAGCTGAAGCCGGCGACCGCTATCTGCGCATTAGCCCGACCGGTGATGTCACCAGTGAAGAAACCATAGCATCCATGCTTGTCGGCCCCCCGGGCAGGATGATCCGCCTCGGTGATATCGCAACTATTTACAGGGGATATGAACATCCCGCACGAAACGGTCTCCTGTACAACGGACAGCCCGGAATCGCACTCGCAATATCGACCATAGAGGGTGGCAATGTCATCACCATGGGAGAGTCTGTCAGCGCCAGTCTTGAAAAGCTGCAATCAAAAAAGCCCTCAGGCATCGAACTGCACACGATCTACTATCAAAGCGATATTGTCAACCAGTCAGTGCAGGCATTTATCGTCAATCTGGTTGAAGCGGTCATTATCGTCGTCGTGCTGCTCATGCTCTTCATGGGCTGGCAGAGTGGTCTCCTCATTGGAGGCATTCTTCTGCTGACGATCCTGGGGACGTTTATCGCCATGGGTCTTATGGACATCAACCTCCAGAAAATGTCCCTTGGCGCCCTGATCCTCGCCCTTGGCATGCTGGTCGACAATGCGATTGTCATCGCCGACGGCATTCTGGTACGGGTCGAACGCGGAGACAATCGGGAACACGCCGCACTGGAAGTCGTCAGAGAAAACATCTGGCCCCTCTTCGGAGCAACGCTGATCGCTATTCTGGCATTTGCTGCTATAGGCTTTGCCCCCGGCAATATTGGTGAATACTGCCGTTCGCTGTTCGATGTACTCGCTATTTCGCTCTTCGTCAGCTGGGTCCTTGCTGTAACCATTACACCGCTGCTGTGCGTCTGGTTCCTCAAAATCCCGGATATGCACAATGAAGATCCCTTCGATAAGCCGATCTATACAAAGTATAGGCAACTGCTGCACTTCAGCATCGAGCATCGATGGGCGACCCTCGGCATCACAGGATTGCTTCTTGCTGCAGCCATTATCGGGTTCGCTTCCCTGCCGCAGGCATTCTTCGCCAATTCAACCCAGCCGTTTTTCTTTGTCAACTACTGGAACGCCCAGGCAACACACCTTGATGAAACAGAAGCGGACATGCGTGAAACCCAGGAGTATATACGATCGCTGAAAGGAGTGAAAAATGTTACCTCATTCCTTGGCGAAGGGGGCATGCGCTTTATTCTTCCCTACAAGTACTATACGCCCAACTCCAGCTTGTTCCAGCTGATTGTTGAAGTTGATGATTACAGCAACATCGACAAAATCGGCAAACAAATAGATGCCCACCTGCAGCAAAAGCATCCTGAAGCCCTTCCCTATATCACAAGAATTGCCAACGGCCCTCCCGTAGATTTCAAGATCGAGGTCCGTTTCAGAGGCCCCGATATCGAGGTACTGCAACAACTGGCATCCAAAGCAGCATCGCTCATGCAGCATCATGGAGGAACCCGCGATGTGCGCACCGACTGGCGTCAGCAGGTTCAGGTCATTCAACCCGTCTACAGTGAAGCGCAGGCAAAAGCCGCGGGCATCACGAGGCTCGACCTTGCGACGTCACTGCAGCGGAATTTCAATGGACTCAGAGCCGGAGTGGTCAGAGAAGGAGATGAACTGATCCCCATCGTTTTCAGAATGCCGAAAGAGGAAAGACGTTCGGCAAACGAACTGGAAAACGTTCAGATCTGGAGTTCCGGGCGGCAGACATTTCTCCCTTTTCGGCAGGCTGTCAAGCAGGTTGCGACCGAGTGGGAATGGCCTCTCATCCACCGGCGCGACAGACAAAGAGCGATAACCGTTCAATGCAATCCCGTTTCAGGCCTTGCCGAACCTCTCCGTCAGTCCATGCTCTCTGAGATCGAGTCCATAGCACTCCCTGAAGGCTACACCATGGAATGGGCCGGTGAATACAAAGAATCGAAAAAAGGAACAGAGCCGCTTGGTCAGATCTTCCCTCTCTGTATTCTGGGCATGTTCTTCATCCTTGTCTGGCAGTTCAACTCACTCAAAAAAGCCACAGCTATCTTCCTGACGGTCCCTCTCTCTCTTATCGGGGTAACCGCCGGACTGCTCATCACGGGCCAGGCATTCGGCTTTATGGCCATCCTTGGATTCCTCGGACTGTCGGGCATGCTGATTAAAAACGCTATCGTGCTCGTCGAGCAGACCGAGATCGACCTCAAAGCCGGAAAAGAACCCTATGCCGCAATTCTGGACTCCGCAGTCAGCAGAGTCCGACCTGTTGTCATGGCCGCCGCCACAACCATTCTCGGTATGATACCTCTTGTGAGTGACCCGCTCTATTCGGCTATGGCAACAACAATAATGGGCGGACTGTTGGCAGCAACCTTTTTAACCCTCGGCATTGTCCCTGTGCTCTACGCACTCTTGTACGGGATTAAAGCCGATGCAAACCATCTCTGA
- a CDS encoding TetR/AcrR family transcriptional regulator gives MKKYASSEHTKNALVNAAGELAAEMGFSNISTRAIAERAGENIGSIHYHFGGKDKLFEAVIREVIARGNNFSVADAIAPFSDSLNTREGQLKALRAVVNKKISSLFDPSFPRWHSRIVYQLMQYTCPLQEILQKELLNPMVESISELLSAINPFLERDETMLITFLMISPIVSHADYMPFCLDHLGEDHYNDDYLRKMEDFIVKQTERLLGIGNNPSQSQQ, from the coding sequence ATGAAAAAATACGCCAGCAGCGAACACACAAAAAACGCTCTTGTCAACGCAGCAGGAGAGCTCGCCGCAGAAATGGGATTTTCAAATATTTCAACACGAGCAATTGCCGAACGCGCCGGAGAAAATATCGGGAGCATTCATTACCACTTCGGAGGAAAGGACAAACTTTTTGAAGCGGTCATCCGTGAAGTTATTGCCAGGGGAAATAACTTCAGCGTTGCTGATGCGATCGCCCCTTTCAGCGACAGCCTGAACACTCGTGAAGGACAGCTGAAAGCGTTACGTGCTGTTGTCAACAAAAAGATATCCAGCCTGTTTGATCCCTCTTTCCCCCGCTGGCACAGCAGGATCGTCTACCAGCTGATGCAGTATACATGCCCTCTTCAGGAGATTCTTCAGAAAGAGCTGCTCAACCCTATGGTTGAGAGTATATCCGAGCTGCTGAGCGCTATCAATCCCTTTCTGGAACGGGATGAAACAATGCTGATCACCTTTCTGATGATCTCACCTATCGTCTCGCATGCCGATTATATGCCCTTTTGTCTCGACCATCTTGGAGAGGATCATTACAACGACGACTACCTCCGTAAAATGGAAGATTTCATCGTCAAGCAGACTGAGCGACTCCTTGGTATAGGAAACAATCCATCTCAATCTCAACAGTAG
- a CDS encoding efflux RND transporter periplasmic adaptor subunit yields the protein MNNTITTLRHSAPACLFCLLLMSCSHNSKAPEPDTQAPPRVSIVQSMRTAVQPELSYPGEIRASRQTELSFRVSGPLTAILKQPGDHVQKGEVLMQIDQRDYLDNIKILEAELRGAQARSKKSTSDFDRAKKLLHEDVIARSDYDMAQSSAASAQATVQNLKAQLSLARHQYEDTSLRAPYNGIVTAQLAENHEMIRAGQIVTRMHDISTLEIDCNVAENDMNRFDLKKGLQGLITLPAAEGRSFSAELKEWSTAADTTTRTYRLTFSLSAPEDSSILPGMTGEITISNLKSTTPVVTIPIDALAAGEEGKSMVWLYDTRDGTLRSHIIETGAMTDDNTIVVTSGLKGDESIALTGSQLISEGMQVTVQASHDSQSPQSDASKAKGENQQ from the coding sequence ATGAACAACACCATCACGACACTGCGCCATAGCGCCCCGGCTTGCCTCTTCTGCCTCCTGCTTATGAGCTGCAGCCACAACAGCAAGGCTCCGGAACCGGACACACAGGCTCCCCCTCGCGTCTCAATCGTTCAATCCATGCGAACAGCCGTTCAGCCGGAACTTTCCTACCCTGGAGAAATACGGGCGAGCAGGCAGACCGAACTCTCTTTCAGGGTCAGCGGGCCGCTGACCGCCATTCTGAAACAACCCGGTGATCACGTTCAGAAAGGAGAGGTGCTGATGCAGATCGACCAACGAGATTACCTCGACAACATAAAAATACTCGAAGCCGAACTCAGAGGAGCACAAGCCAGATCGAAAAAATCGACCAGTGATTTCGACCGCGCAAAAAAGCTCCTCCATGAAGATGTGATCGCCCGATCAGACTACGACATGGCCCAGAGCTCGGCAGCATCAGCACAGGCAACGGTACAGAATCTCAAAGCTCAGCTCTCACTGGCACGCCATCAGTATGAAGACACCTCGCTCAGAGCTCCATACAACGGGATTGTGACGGCGCAACTGGCTGAAAATCATGAAATGATCCGCGCCGGACAGATCGTCACGAGGATGCATGACATCTCCACTCTTGAAATCGACTGCAATGTCGCTGAAAACGACATGAACAGATTCGATCTCAAAAAAGGACTACAAGGTCTCATAACCCTTCCTGCAGCAGAAGGCAGATCGTTCTCTGCTGAACTGAAAGAATGGAGTACCGCCGCAGATACCACAACAAGAACATATCGGCTGACATTTTCCCTCTCCGCTCCTGAAGACAGCTCGATTCTTCCCGGAATGACAGGAGAAATCACCATCAGCAATCTGAAATCCACGACACCGGTCGTCACGATTCCCATCGATGCCCTGGCTGCCGGAGAGGAAGGAAAGTCGATGGTGTGGCTCTATGATACCAGAGACGGAACCCTGCGATCACACATCATCGAAACAGGAGCAATGACTGACGACAACACCATTGTGGTCACTTCCGGCCTTAAAGGAGATGAAAGCATTGCATTGACTGGTTCACAACTGATCTCAGAAGGGATGCAAGTGACCGTTCAGGCATCTCACGACTCTCAAAGTCCTCAAAGCGACGCATCCAAAGCCAAAGGAGAAAACCAGCAATGA